A section of the Gallus gallus isolate bGalGal1 chromosome 4, bGalGal1.mat.broiler.GRCg7b, whole genome shotgun sequence genome encodes:
- the LOC422654 gene encoding growth-regulated alpha protein isoform X1, giving the protein MSPRLLLPLLLAATAALCWGAPPAGELRCRCVRAVAERIPPRHLVQVELIPEGPHCAAPEVIATTKQGHTLCLSPSVPWVKLLVARFLNRRHQGMRRA; this is encoded by the exons ATGAGCCCAcgtctcctcctccctctgctcttaGCCGCCACCGCCGCGCTCTGCTGGG GTGCGCCGCCGGCCGGAGAGCTGCGCTGCCGCTGCGTGCGAGCCGTAGCCGAGCGCATCCCGCCGCGGCACTTGGTCCAGGTGGAGCTCATTCCCGAGGGACCGCACTGCGCCGCACCAGAAGTCAT AGCCACGACGAAACAGGGTCACACGCTGTGCCTCAGCCCTTCGGTGCCATGGGTGAAGCTGCTCGTCGCCAGGTTCCTCAACAG
- the LOC422654 gene encoding growth-regulated alpha protein isoform X2, translating to MSPRLLLPLLLAATAALCWGAPPAGELRCRCVRAVAERIPPRHLVQVELIPEGPHCAAPEVIATTKQGHTLCLSPSVPWVKLLVARFLNSAAQRS from the exons ATGAGCCCAcgtctcctcctccctctgctcttaGCCGCCACCGCCGCGCTCTGCTGGG GTGCGCCGCCGGCCGGAGAGCTGCGCTGCCGCTGCGTGCGAGCCGTAGCCGAGCGCATCCCGCCGCGGCACTTGGTCCAGGTGGAGCTCATTCCCGAGGGACCGCACTGCGCCGCACCAGAAGTCAT AGCCACGACGAAACAGGGTCACACGCTGTGCCTCAGCCCTTCGGTGCCATGGGTGAAGCTGCTCGTCGCCAGGTTCCTCAACAG CGCTGCACAGCGGAGCTGA